One Salvia splendens isolate huo1 chromosome 12, SspV2, whole genome shotgun sequence genomic window carries:
- the LOC121758876 gene encoding probable E3 ubiquitin-protein ligase ARI8, with translation MELESDDDMHDANEVASLDEDDDYYSGGEDDDNMVETGEDEEEDYCYDYADEEDDDAADYDFIANSDDGDDALVSRSQKNYTILKEEDIQERQFEDITKISTVLSIPREAACILLRRYNWSVNNVHEEWFADEENVRRAVGILETPVVKAPNFKEVSCGICFERYTIDKLRTLACSHLFCDTCWKAYLSTSINDGPGCLVLRCPDPSCGAAVGQDMIDKLASHDDKEKYRRYLLRSYVEDSRKIKWCPAPGCDSAVEYVVGSGSYDVTCNCSYSFCWNCAEEAHRPVDCETVAKWVLKNSAESENMNWILANSKPCPKCKRPIEKNQGCMHMTCTPPCKFEFCWLCLGQWSEHGETTGGFYACNRYEAAKQEGVYDDAERRREMAKNSLERYTHYYERWASNQSSRQKALADLHQMESVHLEKLSEVHSQPESQLKFVIEAWQQIVECRRVLKWTYAYGYYLPEVEHTKKQFFEYLQGEAEAGLERLHQCAEKELMNYLNSEGPSKDFNDFRTKLAGLTSVTRNYFENLVRALENGLSDVDSQAVCNKMSSKTAAGTSKSKGGRGKGSSKTGTSVRNADDSGSWACDKCTYMNARSAAACQVCNHRN, from the exons ATGGAATTGGAGTCCGACGACGATATGCACGATGCCAATGAAGTAGCCTCGCTGGATGAGGATGATGACTACTACAGCGGCGGCGAGGACGACGACAATATGGTCGAAACTGgggaagacgaagaagaagactATTGCTATGACTATGCCGATGAAGAGGACGACGACGCCGCTGATTACGACTTCATCGCCAACTCGGATGACGGCGATGACGCACTCGTCAGTCGCTCGCAG AAGAATTATACTATCTTAAAAGAGGAAGATATACAAGAACGTCAATTCGAAGACATTACCAAAATATCTACTGTTCTTTCTATTCCACGGGAAGCAGCATGCATACTATTGCGGCGTTATAACTG GAGTGTGAATAACGTGCATGAAGAATGGTTTGCTGACGAAGAAAATGTTCGTAGAGCTGTTGGCATATTGGAGACACCAGTTGTTAAGGCTCCAAATTTTAAGGAA GTGTCCTGCGGGATCTGTTTTGAGCGCTACACTATTGACAAACTACGAACTCTTGCGTGCTCTCACCTTTTTTGTGACACGTGCTGGAAAG CTTACCTAAGTACTTCCATCAATGATGGTCCTGGATGCTTGGTGCTGAGGTGTCCAGATCCTTCTTGTGGTGCTGCTGTTGGCCAAGATATGATTGACAAGTTAGCTTCCCATGATGATAAGGAGAAGTACCGCCGCTATCTTCTTAGATCTTATGTTGAGGACAGCCGTAAG ATTAAGTGGTGCCCTGCTCCTGGTTGTGATTCTGCTGTGGAATATGTTGTTGGTAGTGGAAGCTATGATGTCACTTGCAATTGTTCATATAGCTTCTGTTGGAAT TGCGCAGAAGAAGCTCATCGGCCAGTGGACTGTGAAACTGTGGCGAAGTGGGTTTTGAAAAACAGTGCAGAATCTGAGAACATGAACTG GATATTGGCCAACTCCAAGCCATGTCCCAAGTGCAAGCGTCCGATTGAGAAGAACCAAGGCTGCATGCACATGACTTGCACTCCACCATGCAAGTTTGAATTTTGCTG GTTGTGTCTTGGTCAATGGTCAGAGCATGGTGAGACAACTGGAGGTTTCTATGCATGCAACCGTTATGAAGCAGCAAAGCAAGAGGGAGTG TATGATGACGCAGAAAGGAGGAGAGAGATGGCCAAGAACTCCTTGGAACGATACACTCATTATTATGAGCGATGGGCATCCAACCAATCG TCAAGGCAAAAGGCACTGGCGGATCTGCATCAAATGGAAAGTGTACAT CTTGAGAAGCTTAGTGAAGTTCATTCCCAGCCTGAGTCACAACTGAAGTTTGTTATTGAAGCTTGGCAACAG ATTGTTGAATGCAGGAGGGTTCTAAAATGGACGTATGCATATGGATATTATCTACCTGAGGTTGAACATACAAAAAAACAGTTCTTTGAGTATTTGCAAG GGGAGGCGGAAGCTGGTCTGGAGAGGCTTCATCAATGTGCAGAGAAAGAGCTAATGAATTACCTGAATTCCGAGGGGCCATCAAAAGATTTTAATGACTTCCGCACCAAACTTGCTGGCCTGACAAG CGTGACACGGAACTACTTTGAAAACCTGGTTAGAGCACTGGAGAATGGGCTTTCAGATGTAGATTCACAGGCAGTATGCAACAAGATGAGCTCAAAAACTGCAGCAGGAACTAGCAAGAGCaaagggggaagagggaaaggGTCTTCCAAGACGGGCACATCAGTCAGAAATGCAGATGATTCTGGAAGTTGGGCATGCGATAAGTGTACATATATGAATGCTCGATCTGCAGCTGCATGTCAGGTTTGTAACCACCGCAATTGA